ATGACCGGGAGGCGCACCTGCTGCTTCATGGATGAGCATATCGACGCCATCGGCGATTTTATAGACGGCTTCGCACGGTTCTGTATCACAACTATAGCCCAGGACGCGCCCATTCCGTTTATTCGTGATGCGTAAGCCGATAGTCGGCACAAAATGCTTGACGGGATAGGCGACCATATAAAAATCATCGTTATCCAGGATGACGACCTCATCTCGCTCCCTCAGCCGATGAAACGTAATCGGGAAGAAATTAGGCCAGTCCTGCCAGTTATAGGCTTCCATTGTGTCTTCAATGCGGTTGATGCAATGGTGGAGGCCATGGACGCGCATACTGGTCTGGCGGCCTATCAACCACATGTGCATGAGCATATTCGGTACGCCACCCACATGATCAGGGTGGAAGTGCGTGAGGATGACATCTTGCATCGCGTCGTCATCTATGCCCAGGTATTTGAGCTTACCAAGCGGGTTAGAGCCTGCATCGACGAGAATCGGATGCCCATCATCGCCAATCAGTAGAAAGTGCGTATAGTCATGTGTGGCATCATTGACGGCGGCTGCCGAACCAAGTATGACGATTTTAGCCATGGAATCGTCCCGCTGTGAAGGCGGCGCAGCAAAGCCAGAGCAGCGCCAAAGAATAAATCATTACGAACGCTTATCGAATACAATGCTTATTGTATAAAGAATTAAACACTTGTGCAGATCAAACGCATTCCAGAAACGTAATAAAGCCTATCCTCGACCTCATCACCTGAAAACACCATCCTAAAAGGCGTGCCACTACATATTAGCTCACCATGCTGGCGACCACCAGCGGCGTCAGGTAGGCTTCCAGGATAGCGGCCAAAATCAGCAGTGGGATAACCAACCCGAACGCGATTTTGATCGTCTCGCCGAGGGCCATGGTCCAGGCTGCACCCAATGTCATACCCTGGGGTGGCT
The Phototrophicus methaneseepsis DNA segment above includes these coding regions:
- a CDS encoding MBL fold metallo-hydrolase, coding for MAKIVILGSAAAVNDATHDYTHFLLIGDDGHPILVDAGSNPLGKLKYLGIDDDAMQDVILTHFHPDHVGGVPNMLMHMWLIGRQTSMRVHGLHHCINRIEDTMEAYNWQDWPNFFPITFHRLRERDEVVILDNDDFYMVAYPVKHFVPTIGLRITNKRNGRVLGYSCDTEPCEAVYKIADGVDMLIHEAAGAPPGHSTATQAAQIAQESGSKSLYLIHYPVWNVDPAPLVDEAAQRYDGPITLCKDFDIYEF